Below is a genomic region from Phragmites australis chromosome 20, lpPhrAust1.1, whole genome shotgun sequence.
AGGACATGGTGACAGCCGTAGTGGCCTACCTTCGAAGCTAGTCGGTGATGGGGATGTGACAGCAACCTCATCTGCTCCCAGACCACGCAATCGATCCCCTATCGCcatgatgcctctttcttccaTGGCTCCTTCGTGTAAGGGTGCTTGTGCAACAGAAGATGTCTATGACAAAATCTTTGATTTTGACTTCAGGggcgatgatgatgaggacattgaggaggaggatgccatGAACTCGTCCCACGCTGTCTCGAAGGGTCTTTCGTGGCCCCTGATGACTCTGCTTCAGACCCTGAAGGCTCTGCCACGGATCTTGAAGAATCTTCTGACCGTGGTGGTGATGTCCATCCGAACGCGAGTGAAGAGAATGCTTTAGGTACCTTTCTTAAATATTTATCTGACCTATGTATTATGTCTTATGTTATATTATATTTGTTCATCAGAGAACACCGACCCACACCGTGCCTCCCCGCCAAGGCTAGGCTTGGAGAAGGGTAAATTATTGATGGAGACCTTGAAGATTCCTCAGCCGAGCGATAGTCCCTCTGCTTCAGAAGGTTTGACTGTAGGGATATCTTTTCGTGGCCCTCTATGAGGCAGGATCGTATTGCGCTCAGTGAGTCGTTCGATAAAACTGTGGTTGAGACAATGGTGACTCATTATGCCCGTGATGACCATACTAACCATCTTTTCATGGTGCAAACAAAGGTGTGACTTCACGAGCGTTGCCCTGGCTTATAACCACACCCAAGCATTTTATCATTTTGTCGGACAATTAACAGTAAAAATAGACTAACTCTCTTCATTACAAGACAGTATTAACCAACTTCCCTTCTACATCTTCGGACTTGCTGTTGGCGCCCTAGTCATGATAGAGGCCAGGGCGGGGCGAGCGACGAGACGGATCTAACGATGCCGCGAGCGAACATAAAAGCGACTAGAGGTCGAAGATAATCCATCCACCATTAAAATCACATTCGACTGCTGAGGTCCATCGCCTAAAAAATCTTGGATTTTCACATGCCTGAAATATAGCATAATAGCATATCGTGTCAAGTTgtgatgctttgatgaacaacTACAATATTAAGTTCGTCATGTGATACAACTCTAAGTTCAAAACTCTTTTTCTTTAGTTGAAAACCCGTTGGTCACGAGCGTTGTGCCGTCGGGTGATTTGCCCATGGAATAATATCCCCCGGCTGTTTACCATCCCCGCTTTATTAGTTTAACGACTTGGGATTTTTCGTTCTCTAATGGTGCGGTCGGTGTGAATCCGAACCTCCTCTGCCCAAACCACGAGCTCGCGTGGCACGTCTACCTGAGCCCTCCTCCGTCCCCGTGACCGTGAAGATAGAGGTAGACAAGCGGGCCCCAGCTGGCAGCCGCAGTGGTTGTCGAGTGGCACGCTGAATTAGGCGGGTGACCCGGCTCGCGTTCGCAAGCGACCTCGGCGGTTTCGAAGCCTCCGAAAGCCTCTTTTAAAGCTCACGCAGACCACCCCGCCCACCTTCGTCGTCCTCCTCGATCCTACCCCACGCGCCCTCGGTTTTCTTCatccaacccccccccccctctctctctctctctctggccgCAATGGCCCAGCCGAGGTTTCTCGCTCTTCTCCTGGTCATGGCCCTCCTCGCGCTCTCCTTCTCGCAAGGTACGCACACAGTTAAAATCGACGCGATCTTGGTTGTCCCTTTGATTTTCTCGTGCTGCTGCGATCGATCCACTGACGTTTGCCATGGATGGATGAACGGACGGACGGACGCAGGGGTGGTGGTGGAAGGGCGGAAGGTGCAGGTGATGCGGGCGGTGCGGCGCTACGGGCGGCGTCAGTGGCGCTCGCCcctcctcggccgccgcctgctgccgcagcgggaggaggcgacggcgtACACGTTGATGGACTACGGGCCCCCGACGGCCAACACCAACACCCACGGCGGCATGGTCCCGTCGCAGGAccccacctcgccgccgacccACTGATCGATCCATCCATCGCCTGCTTACCGATCTGCGTAGGTAAGCGTACATGTACGTTCGTATGGTCGTTAATATGGTGATTGTGGTACATGCATGCAGAAGCAGATGAGGGATCACAATAAGGTGTTCTTCTCCCTTTGGCGCGCATGCGGTGTACGTACGTGTACCGTATACAAGTACGTATCCGTGCGTACTGTAGCTACCGGCGAGCTCGAATGGGCTAGCACTCTAGCTAGAGTGGTGTGTTGATGTGCTTGGTGAGATGGAAACGTAAACCATTTCATTCCTGATCACCCTTGTTCGTTCGTTTGTTTGGAAAATTCCAAGTACCTGATGATGTGTTGGATTTTCCCCCTTTGTACAACCGATCGATGAATATATCTTTTGGAATATAAATTCGTTAATAAGCACCATTGATCTCTACTGTACTGCCTAACTAGTAATTTTAAGTTCTCACCATCAGGATCAGGTGGTGCCAGTGCTGACTTTGAAACAGAGAAAGCGTATCTTGTACAGTATATCGCACTGGTCTTGGTCTATCTGTATCTGGAGAAACTAGCACCAATGATAGTGATTTGGCGCCAGCTAAACAGGAATCAAGTGGCAATTATCCGTTAATCTAGCTCGGAAGTTGATCATTCTCTCTTCCTCTGACGCCacgtgaaaaaaaataaaattaatgaaGAGTCGTAATATAATCTATCTCTTAGATAATAGTGATGGATCCTAGTTATGATATGTCACTTATGATTAgtaataataagtgacggatcatcttAAGTCAGTTATAAATGACGAATCaaattgtgatccgtcacttattactagttataagtgacggatcatcttaaattagtcataagtgatgggttacaatttgatctgtcactaatatattagtcattagtgatggattattTTAGAGAGTCATATTAGTGATGAATTAAGttgtgactcatcactaatgaccaatttGATAAAACAGAGTAGAtaaagaaatttgaattaatCAATCATTAGATATATTAGTCAATCAGTTTACTATCAAACTTACTTAATCTTTTTGCTTATatagtatatatgtatatagtatgatgctatatttttatttttctttattcttcttttatttttttctcatcttagcaacattagaataggaattattgtaTATTTCTACTCAAACTTGATGTAAGACATGGTGGCTATAAACATAAACGCGCGTTCTGAAAACGGTACAAAAACTTtaggggtgagaactcaatctttcaggtCATTTTTGGGCTCGAAAAATACATCGAATTTGACAAAGTCAGAGAAAAAcatatgtaactttttctgtagatttccgtagagtaaaaaaatgtcaaaatcggAGCCCGTAAGCAAAAGATATATCTATTTTACATAAAGTCACTTCGAGTCACCTATTTGGTAACACGGTCATAGGTGTGACATATCACCTATGATTGATTAGGTGATGGGTCacgattatgacccgtcacctatgacctccGGCAACGAAAGTTAAAAGGGTAAAATATCCGCTTCCTATTACAACGACGTAATAACTTAGGTGGTAAGTGAGTACGCACGTGAGGGGAGGttgcgggttcgattcccacagAATGCAAAGATTGAAAGTTGTTTGAAAAATAGCGTGGCTTGTGGGGCATATGTGATGGACGCTATGTTGggtggctcgggtgaaaaaaatatattttttttaattttttcatattaaaaaatacaaaatagttataagtgacgggttactGTTACAACCCTTTAGTTTATGTTCAGTAATAAGTGATAAGTTAATTTGtaacctgtcaccaatgatgactcatcaatgACGTATTTAGGGTCTAATACTAATGACGGTTACCATCTATTAGCCATGAACTTTTTTCACATAATGCGAGCCATTCTTGAAACATGCACAATGCGTCAATCTCGGGACACTTGAGATACTCCTTCGGTTTCAAATACTTACGTTTTAGATAAGATTCAGttaaatttttcaaaattagaccatcaataatttttaaaataagattcaattaaaattttcaaaattagactatcaataatttttaaaatatttagtttggaaacatgaaaatcatatgCGTGTATTTGGTTCaaaaaattactttcacaactcataaatttatttgattttataaatatattttaataaaaaatagtgattaaAGATATACATTGGAGATCCTATTGTGTCCAAAACTTCAAGTATTTTTAACTAAAGGGAGTAAGTATTAAAGAGTAGTGTCAACCAGAATAACAGCGGTGCGACTCATCTAAAACAGTTCCTTATGTGCTGCCTAAATGATGTCAAGCAAGCAAGTATCCTTCATGGTTTGCGATTTTGCTCcattcaccttttttttttcttttgaactaAGTCCATTCATCTGTTCCATATATGATGCTTGCGAAATTGCAACTGGTTGCCATGTCATTGCATTCCAGCACAACCACCAGTTTCCGGATAGCAGCAGCATCCGGGTCAACTCAACGGGCTGCTCACTACGAACCGTTAGCTTTTGAGTAGTGTAACAGCCAAAAACTGAAAAGCTATCAGCGTTCGATATCTTTTCATCAGGTAGCTAGCTGCATGTGCTACGCATGAAAACTGTAGCGCGCATGCATGTCAACCTCGTGATCGATCACCTTTGCGTCGCTCGATCCCACATGCCTTCGTGATCACTTCACCGCCGGTTCGTCTAACGATGCGACATGGGGAGTAGGAGAGGTCAGAACCCATAAGGTCAATGCTAAAAAAAATCGGGGATCCGGTATCCGATAGTCCCTTCCTCTGAAACACTTGTTTATTCTGGTAAAAGTTGTGGCGGTCTACTGGAAAATGCATGCTGTTATACTCCCAAGATGAAAATATTGCGGTACGAAAAGTTGAGAAAGATTGTACTTACCTCGACTCAACGGAGTCCTTCAGTCTACAGGTTCTTTGTGAACCACGTGATTTTGACGCAACAACCAGCGAACGAGCCAGTGTTGGTTAGGAGCCCTCATGCTCATGGTAGTGCGTTCGGGTGCAGGTCACGGGTTCGATCCATATGGTGTCGAATTCGTGGCTTGCACTCAGGGCTGTGGTGCAGGGCGCTACAGTGCTGTTATAGTCTTATGAATAGAGAATATGGGGCTGTAAATTTGCAGGCATGCTGTACGCTGTAGCaaccgcaacactgtagcaaaACTGTATGTCGgattactgtagcagtactgtttacagagggtGTCGGTGGGTCTGAGGGAAGGAAAAAGTCTTCAAAGATGAGGGATAGGATCTcttttagagataaaaaaataaaaaagattataATGGTGATaggagatactgtaataatatttttagataaaaaattaagGTAGttattgaagatgatcttagagTTTTGAACGGATGTAGGTGCATAATATGTGCACGTGTTGTACTTAAAAAATCGACGCAGCAACTATCCGAACCATCAGATATGTCAATCACATCCTCACATGCCTAGTACTAGCATCCCAGCAAAAGTTTCTCAAAACATCGCATCCGAACAAAAAGTTTGGCAAGCTTTGGACCTTGCTACAGCTGAGTTCAGTgagttgtgagcttgtgataGACTCGGACGCGTCGCCAAACCAAGAAAGAGATAAGAGAAGAGACAACCTCTAACTATCGAAGCTGTGCGTGCCGTGCCTGGGAGATGGAAAAGGAAAACAGAGAGAGGACGGAatccaaaggggaaaaggaACATAATATTATCTCGGTTTTTTTACTTATAATCGATTTTTACTATAGTAATTTTTACCTTGTGTTTTTTACGAAAATTTACAAATactttataataataataaagtatATTCCATGACAAATATAAAGATACGaaagttttatatatttataaatttttcttaaaaatacaCAAGGTTAAAATTATTATAGTTAAAAGCTAGTAACAAAATAGTAC
It encodes:
- the LOC133901920 gene encoding uncharacterized protein LOC133901920; amino-acid sequence: MAQPRFLALLLVMALLALSFSQGVVVEGRKVQVMRAVRRYGRRQWRSPLLGRRLLPQREEATAYTLMDYGPPTANTNTHGGMVPSQDPTSPPTH